The Deltaproteobacteria bacterium genome has a segment encoding these proteins:
- a CDS encoding YjgP/YjgQ family permease, with amino-acid sequence MLAELARLFFATLGGVVLIYLVIDFADRAHTYTGRAWGWAAAELYANKAAVVSYQLAPVALIIATSLLVTLLSRRGELTALFALGVRPLRLLAPIAAFAAVLGLVLFWLCELVVVGADARAEEIQVKRFNRWGDWATYHAGSSWLRGKFGRIYHLGPVRDGGWEPATVLEIAPPFRLSRRIDARRIEPAGPGRWRFLEAVETRYELYGGPGGTISERRVDVLIELFPETPADLELRSGRPRQLPWRQLREQLRRREKGGQRAREYEAALAERAATPVHVIPAALAAFGLTLKLQRPRRRLPLAGAVALGMGLSMVLWAASVIAHAIAVSGALEPWTAAAIPGLASALIAALTLWGA; translated from the coding sequence ATGCTGGCGGAGCTCGCGCGCCTGTTCTTTGCCACGCTGGGCGGCGTCGTCCTCATCTATCTGGTGATCGATTTCGCCGACCGCGCGCATACCTATACCGGCCGGGCCTGGGGTTGGGCCGCGGCGGAGCTCTACGCGAACAAGGCCGCGGTGGTGTCGTACCAGCTCGCGCCGGTCGCGCTCATCATCGCGACGTCGCTGCTGGTGACGCTGCTCTCGCGGCGCGGAGAGCTGACCGCGCTCTTTGCGCTCGGCGTGCGGCCGCTGCGCCTGCTCGCGCCGATCGCCGCCTTCGCCGCCGTGCTCGGACTGGTGCTCTTCTGGCTCTGCGAGCTGGTCGTGGTCGGCGCCGACGCGCGGGCGGAGGAGATCCAGGTCAAGCGCTTCAACCGCTGGGGCGACTGGGCCACCTATCACGCGGGCTCTTCCTGGCTGCGGGGGAAGTTCGGGCGCATCTATCATCTCGGTCCGGTGCGGGACGGCGGATGGGAACCTGCGACGGTCCTCGAGATCGCTCCGCCGTTCCGGCTCTCCCGCCGGATCGACGCCCGCCGCATCGAGCCCGCCGGTCCGGGGCGGTGGCGCTTCCTGGAGGCGGTGGAGACCCGCTACGAGCTCTACGGCGGCCCGGGCGGCACCATCTCCGAGCGCCGGGTCGACGTGCTCATCGAGTTGTTCCCCGAGACCCCGGCGGATCTGGAGCTCCGCAGCGGCCGTCCGCGGCAGCTGCCCTGGCGCCAGCTTCGCGAGCAGCTGCGGCGACGGGAGAAAGGGGGACAACGCGCGCGAGAATACGAGGCGGCGCTCGCAGAGCGTGCCGCAACGCCGGTGCACGTGATCCCGGCCGCGCTTGCCGCATTCGGTCTGACGCTGAAGCTGCAGCGCCCACGCCGCCGCCTGCCTCTCGCCGGGGCCGTCGCGCTCGGCATGGGGCTCTCGATGGTGCTGTGGGCGGCTTCGGTCATCGCTCACGCGATCGCCGTCTCCGGCGCCCTCGAGCCGTGGACGGCCGCGGCGATCCCGGGCCTGGCCAGCGCGCTGATTGCCGCCCTGACGCTCTGGGGGGCGTGA
- the purD gene encoding phosphoribosylamine--glycine ligase, with the protein MTRVVVIGGGGREHALVRALRRGGGAREIVAVPGNPGIAREARCVPALPSLADAALAESPDLVVVGPEAPLAEGFADRMAQRGVPCFGPVQAAARIESSKAFAKEVMLAAGVPTPKAAVFVDPAAARDYARSQGPSVIKLDGLAAGKGVIVADDGAAAAAAVDELWKPGATLLVEERLAGREVSIIALCDGEMVLPLPPARDHKRLLDGDRGPNTGGMGAVCPPSDVTQELVDVVVRTVLEPTARELARRGAPFVGALYAGLMLTREGPRVLEFNCRLGDPEAQAILLRLRSDPLPLFFAAAQRRLAGQKPVWDARTAVAVVLAAHGYPGAPRAMDPIHGLEALAAEEGEDLWILHAGTKSQAGTVVTAGGRVLTVAALGSGPAQARARAYGAAARISFAGSHSRSDIAAGEL; encoded by the coding sequence ATGACCCGGGTCGTCGTCATCGGGGGCGGGGGCCGGGAGCACGCTCTGGTCCGCGCGCTGCGCCGCGGCGGGGGAGCGCGCGAGATCGTCGCGGTCCCCGGGAATCCGGGGATCGCCCGGGAAGCGCGTTGTGTGCCGGCGCTTCCGTCGCTCGCCGACGCGGCCCTCGCGGAGTCTCCGGACCTCGTGGTGGTCGGGCCGGAGGCGCCGCTGGCCGAGGGCTTCGCGGACCGGATGGCGCAGCGGGGCGTCCCCTGCTTCGGGCCCGTGCAGGCCGCGGCACGGATCGAGTCGTCGAAGGCATTCGCCAAGGAGGTGATGCTCGCCGCGGGCGTGCCGACGCCGAAGGCGGCGGTGTTCGTGGATCCGGCAGCCGCGCGGGATTACGCGCGGTCGCAGGGGCCCAGTGTGATCAAGCTCGACGGCCTCGCCGCGGGAAAGGGAGTCATCGTCGCGGACGACGGCGCGGCGGCGGCCGCCGCGGTCGACGAGCTCTGGAAGCCCGGAGCGACGTTGCTCGTCGAGGAGCGCCTCGCTGGCCGCGAGGTCTCGATCATCGCGCTCTGCGACGGCGAGATGGTGCTTCCGCTGCCGCCCGCGCGCGACCACAAGCGGCTCCTGGACGGTGACCGGGGCCCGAACACGGGCGGAATGGGTGCCGTATGCCCGCCGTCCGACGTGACGCAGGAACTGGTCGACGTCGTGGTGCGAACGGTACTCGAGCCCACGGCGAGGGAGCTGGCCCGCCGCGGCGCGCCGTTCGTCGGCGCGCTCTATGCCGGGTTGATGCTGACGCGCGAGGGGCCCCGCGTCCTCGAGTTCAACTGCCGGCTCGGCGACCCCGAAGCACAGGCGATCCTGCTACGGCTGCGCAGCGACCCGCTGCCGCTGTTCTTCGCCGCCGCCCAGCGCCGCCTGGCCGGACAGAAGCCGGTCTGGGACGCGCGAACGGCTGTCGCCGTCGTGCTGGCCGCGCACGGGTACCCCGGGGCGCCGCGTGCGATGGATCCGATCCACGGCCTCGAAGCGCTGGCCGCCGAGGAAGGCGAAGATCTGTGGATCCTCCACGCCGGAACGAAGTCGCAGGCCGGAACGGTGGTCACCGCCGGCGGTCGCGTGCTCACCGTCGCGGCACTCGGCTCCGGCCCTGCGCAGGCGCGGGCGCGCGCTTATGGCGCCGCCGCGCGGATCTCCTTCGCCGGGTCGCACAGCCGGTCCGACATCGCCGCGGGGGAGCTGTAA
- the purH gene encoding bifunctional phosphoribosylaminoimidazolecarboxamide formyltransferase/IMP cyclohydrolase: MTVARALISVSDKTGLVEFARGLAGLGIEILSTGGTAAMLAKEGVKVKQVQDFTGATEMLGGRVKTLHPKVHGGILARRKLAADQADMQKQGLQPIDLVVVNLYPFREAVAKGLPYEEVIENIDIGGPSMIRSAAKNAEYVTVVVDPADYGVVLAELQQKREVHESTRRRLQARAYAHTAAYDAAISGWLAEQLAKAHPEEGGGFAESPPLPEYRRLQSLRYGENPHQRAAFYAAVPPPPEPTLASAKQLQGKELSYNNLLDGSAALEALKEHAMGRDGQAAAVIVKHTNPCGVARAPTVLDAYRMARDSDPVSAFGGIVALTHAVDAGTAMALAETFLEAVIAPGFDRGALDALKPKKSLRLLEVPSLAEARDSWTPEPRELRSIPGGLLVQSRDLADADPRGWKVVTRRAPTPEEVEALSFAWSVVKHVKSNAIVLARRDVTVGIGMGQTNRVDSVRIAAQRAGEKARGAVLGSDAFFPFPDGVEEAARAGVTAIAQPGGSVRDDEVIAAADRLDVAMVFTGVRHFRH, from the coding sequence ATGACTGTCGCGCGCGCGTTGATCAGCGTCTCGGACAAGACGGGCCTGGTGGAGTTCGCCCGCGGCCTCGCCGGGCTTGGGATCGAGATCCTGTCGACGGGCGGCACCGCCGCAATGCTCGCCAAGGAGGGCGTGAAGGTGAAGCAGGTCCAGGACTTCACCGGCGCGACGGAGATGCTGGGCGGGCGGGTGAAGACGCTGCATCCCAAGGTGCACGGCGGCATCCTCGCGCGGCGCAAGCTCGCCGCCGACCAGGCCGACATGCAGAAGCAGGGGCTTCAGCCGATCGACCTGGTGGTGGTCAACCTGTACCCGTTCCGCGAGGCGGTCGCGAAAGGCCTGCCGTACGAGGAGGTCATCGAGAACATCGACATCGGCGGGCCTTCGATGATCCGTTCCGCGGCGAAGAACGCCGAGTACGTCACCGTGGTGGTCGATCCCGCAGATTACGGTGTCGTCCTTGCCGAGCTGCAGCAGAAGCGCGAGGTGCACGAGAGCACGCGACGGCGGCTGCAGGCGCGCGCGTACGCCCACACCGCCGCTTACGACGCTGCGATCTCCGGCTGGCTGGCCGAGCAGCTCGCAAAAGCGCACCCGGAGGAGGGCGGCGGGTTCGCGGAGTCTCCGCCGCTGCCGGAATACCGGCGGCTGCAGTCGCTCAGGTACGGAGAGAACCCGCACCAGCGCGCCGCCTTCTACGCGGCGGTGCCGCCGCCCCCGGAGCCGACGCTGGCGTCCGCGAAGCAGTTGCAGGGCAAGGAGCTCTCCTACAACAACCTCCTCGACGGATCCGCGGCGCTGGAGGCGCTGAAGGAGCACGCGATGGGTCGCGACGGCCAGGCTGCGGCGGTCATCGTCAAGCACACCAATCCGTGCGGCGTCGCGCGGGCACCTACCGTGCTCGACGCCTACCGGATGGCGCGCGACTCCGATCCGGTGAGCGCGTTCGGCGGCATCGTGGCGCTCACGCATGCGGTCGACGCCGGTACGGCGATGGCATTGGCCGAGACGTTTCTCGAGGCCGTGATCGCGCCTGGATTCGACCGCGGGGCGCTCGACGCCCTGAAACCCAAGAAATCCCTCCGGCTCCTGGAGGTCCCGTCGCTGGCGGAGGCGCGCGATTCCTGGACCCCCGAGCCGCGCGAGCTGCGCAGCATTCCCGGCGGGCTGCTGGTGCAGTCGCGCGATCTCGCGGACGCCGATCCACGCGGCTGGAAGGTGGTCACCCGGAGGGCGCCGACGCCCGAGGAGGTGGAAGCGCTGTCGTTCGCCTGGAGCGTGGTCAAGCACGTGAAGTCGAACGCCATCGTCCTGGCGCGGCGGGACGTCACCGTCGGAATCGGCATGGGACAGACCAACCGGGTGGACTCGGTGCGGATCGCGGCGCAGCGCGCAGGAGAGAAGGCACGGGGTGCCGTGCTCGGGTCCGATGCGTTCTTCCCCTTCCCCGACGGCGTGGAGGAGGCGGCGCGCGCGGGCGTGACCGCGATCGCGCAGCCGGGCGGTTCGGTGCGCGACGACGAGGTCATCGCGGCCGCCGATCGCCTGGACGTTGCCATGGTGTTCACGGGCGTCCGGCACTTCCGGCACTGA
- a CDS encoding DNA-binding protein — protein sequence MSRKEMARLFRQQAAAGGLDPELQTLMAELDASRPQNRGDCAEGERPCPYVSCKYNLYVDVNPRTGSVKMNFPDKELWELAETCALDVADRAGITLEEVGVIMNLTRERVRQLEMRGLAKLRVIADDEPLPARDDEDD from the coding sequence ATGAGCCGCAAGGAGATGGCGCGGCTCTTCCGGCAGCAGGCGGCGGCCGGCGGACTCGATCCCGAGCTGCAGACGCTGATGGCGGAGCTGGACGCCAGCCGGCCGCAGAACCGGGGCGACTGCGCCGAAGGCGAGCGGCCCTGCCCGTACGTCTCCTGCAAGTACAACCTCTACGTGGACGTCAATCCCCGCACCGGGTCGGTGAAGATGAACTTTCCCGACAAGGAGCTGTGGGAGCTCGCGGAGACCTGCGCTCTCGACGTCGCGGACCGGGCCGGCATCACGCTGGAAGAGGTCGGCGTGATCATGAATCTCACCCGGGAGCGGGTGCGCCAGCTGGAGATGCGCGGCCTGGCGAAGCTGCGGGTGATCGCCGACGACGAGCCGCTGCCGGCCAGGGACGACGAGGACGACTAG
- a CDS encoding MerR family transcriptional regulator: MAQRERDDFDALEEEHPQGISAVQIVDFFAPRGVKLAQATFRKYVQLGLLPRSRRVGEKGKHRGSKGLYPASAVRRIHVIKSLMDEGMTLEDIRHSFIFFRGQLDGVERSLDELFAALEKAVADKGELRPSRRKELDRLLAESRRHAHQFVKDMERTVSEITSREDPGKG, from the coding sequence ATGGCGCAGCGCGAACGCGACGACTTCGACGCTCTCGAGGAAGAGCACCCGCAAGGGATCTCCGCTGTCCAGATCGTCGACTTCTTCGCGCCTCGCGGCGTGAAGCTCGCGCAGGCCACCTTCCGCAAGTACGTCCAGCTCGGATTGCTCCCGCGCAGCCGGCGCGTCGGCGAGAAGGGAAAGCATCGCGGCTCGAAGGGCCTCTATCCGGCGAGCGCGGTCCGGCGCATCCACGTCATCAAGTCGTTGATGGACGAGGGGATGACGCTCGAGGACATCCGGCACTCGTTCATCTTCTTCCGCGGGCAGCTCGACGGCGTGGAGCGATCGCTCGACGAGCTTTTCGCGGCGCTGGAGAAGGCGGTCGCCGACAAGGGCGAGCTGCGCCCCTCGCGACGCAAGGAGCTCGACAGGCTGCTCGCCGAGAGCCGGCGGCACGCCCATCAATTCGTCAAGGACATGGAGCGAACGGTCTCCGAAATCACGTCACGGGAAGACCCCGGGAAGGGATGA
- a CDS encoding PEGA domain-containing protein codes for MQAGERIGARYVLEQRLGLGGMGEVWLAELEGAGAFRRRVVLKVLAPERRGDPRIAAMLADEARMVGALHHPGIVAALDYLETEEHGPVFVLEFVDGPSLRSVLKISRRQNVVMPEALAAHVGAQVAHALHAAHTALGRDGKPLSVIHRDVAPDNVLLSRSGAVYLGDFGVARATGCEDVAHQGAGPTGKRGYMAPEQARGGKIGPAADIFSLGRVIADAADVGCGPALRVVIEQATADDPRDRFASASEMAAALLHACPPPSDPDRALAEWLHRYARDALVQTRGSKSVVSRSDPPPAGRPSESTPRRVEARGPLFAAVPAPRRRALKIVAAGGALLFLLLPVVLLFAAPRRAHRFLQSAISAGPAAAHGDIRINASPGEAEVYVDGELRGLTPLLVEVPSGNHSVRVGSVKLGRWRAIDVAVKDGVEHRLDVDLSR; via the coding sequence GTGCAGGCAGGCGAACGCATCGGCGCCAGGTACGTCCTCGAGCAGCGATTGGGTCTCGGGGGCATGGGCGAAGTCTGGCTCGCGGAGCTGGAGGGAGCAGGCGCGTTCCGGCGGCGAGTCGTCCTCAAGGTGCTCGCTCCGGAGCGCCGCGGCGATCCACGGATTGCGGCGATGCTCGCCGACGAGGCCCGCATGGTGGGAGCGCTGCACCACCCCGGCATCGTCGCCGCGCTCGACTACCTGGAGACCGAGGAGCACGGCCCCGTCTTCGTGCTGGAATTCGTCGACGGTCCGTCGCTCCGGTCCGTCCTCAAGATTTCGCGCAGGCAGAACGTGGTGATGCCGGAAGCGCTGGCGGCGCACGTCGGCGCGCAGGTCGCGCATGCCTTGCACGCGGCGCACACGGCGCTGGGACGCGACGGAAAGCCGCTCTCCGTGATCCATCGCGACGTTGCGCCCGACAACGTGCTGCTCTCGCGCTCAGGCGCGGTGTACCTCGGCGACTTCGGCGTCGCCCGGGCCACGGGCTGCGAAGACGTCGCGCACCAAGGCGCGGGACCGACGGGAAAGCGCGGGTACATGGCGCCCGAGCAGGCCCGGGGCGGGAAGATCGGGCCCGCCGCCGACATCTTCTCGCTCGGGCGCGTCATCGCCGACGCGGCGGACGTGGGATGCGGGCCGGCGTTGCGCGTCGTGATCGAGCAGGCAACGGCGGACGATCCGCGCGACCGATTCGCCAGCGCATCGGAGATGGCGGCGGCGCTGCTGCATGCATGTCCGCCGCCCAGCGATCCGGACCGCGCGCTCGCGGAGTGGCTGCACCGGTATGCGCGGGACGCGCTCGTGCAGACCCGCGGATCGAAATCCGTCGTGTCGCGCTCCGACCCGCCGCCTGCGGGGCGGCCGTCGGAAAGCACGCCGCGGCGGGTGGAAGCGCGCGGGCCGCTGTTCGCCGCCGTCCCGGCGCCGCGGCGGCGGGCGCTCAAGATCGTGGCAGCCGGCGGGGCGCTGCTTTTTTTGCTTCTGCCGGTGGTGCTGCTTTTCGCCGCGCCGCGCCGCGCACATCGATTTCTGCAGTCCGCGATCAGCGCGGGGCCTGCGGCCGCCCATGGTGACATCCGAATCAACGCCTCGCCGGGAGAGGCGGAGGTCTACGTGGACGGGGAGCTCCGGGGCTTGACGCCACTGTTGGTCGAAGTGCCTTCCGGCAATCATTCCGTGCGGGTAGGGTCCGTGAAGCTCGGGCGGTGGCGCGCGATCGATGTCGCCGTGAAGGACGGCGTGGAGCACCGCTTGGACGTCGACCTGTCGCGCTGA
- the dnaK gene encoding molecular chaperone DnaK — protein sequence MAKKIIGIDLGTTNSVVAIMEGRDPKVIENEEGNRLTPSVVGFSKDGEILVGQVARRQAITNPENTVYSIKRFMGRKFEETTSEQKRVPYRVVKGDNGDAAVEIQGKKWSPPEISAKVLQKLKRAAENYLGEGVSEAVITVPAYFNDAQRQATKDAGRIAGLEVRRIINEPTAAALAYGLDKKKDEIVAVFDYGGGTFDISIQEVGENVVEVVATNGDTHLGGDDMDQKIMDWLIQEFRGETGIDVSKDKMVLQRLKEASEKAKIELSSTMETEINLPFLTADQTGPKHLVKRLTRAKFEQMCEDLFQRALEPTKKCLADSKKSPKEIDEVILVGGATRVPKLQQIVKDFFGKEPNRSVNPDEVVAIGAAVQGGVLTGEVKDILLLDVTPLTLSIETLGGVATPLIPRNTTIPTKKSEVFSTAADGQTSVEVHVLQGERPMARDNKTLGRFHLDGIPPAPRGVPQIEVTFDIDANGIVHVMAKDRATGKENKITITASSGLSKEDVDRAVKEAQAHEAEDKERREEIEVRNRADNLAYATEKSLKELGDKIPAATRSDLEAKVKAVRDALNGSDVAAVKSATETLMQASHRMAEEAYKAAGGAQGEPGAPGPETGSQPGEQAGGPKKDDVVDAEFEEQK from the coding sequence ATGGCGAAGAAGATCATTGGAATCGACCTCGGGACGACGAACTCCGTGGTCGCGATCATGGAAGGCCGCGATCCGAAGGTGATCGAAAACGAGGAAGGCAACCGGCTTACCCCATCCGTCGTCGGCTTCAGCAAGGACGGCGAAATCCTGGTCGGCCAGGTTGCCCGCCGCCAGGCGATTACCAATCCAGAGAACACCGTCTACTCGATCAAGCGCTTCATGGGTCGCAAGTTCGAGGAGACCACCAGCGAGCAGAAGCGCGTCCCCTACCGGGTCGTGAAGGGCGACAACGGCGACGCCGCCGTCGAGATCCAAGGCAAGAAATGGAGCCCGCCCGAGATCAGCGCCAAGGTCCTGCAGAAGCTGAAGCGGGCCGCCGAGAACTATCTCGGCGAAGGGGTGAGCGAAGCCGTCATTACCGTTCCTGCCTACTTCAACGACGCCCAGCGACAGGCGACCAAGGACGCCGGCCGCATCGCCGGACTCGAAGTGCGCCGCATCATCAACGAGCCCACCGCGGCGGCGCTGGCCTACGGCCTCGACAAGAAGAAGGACGAGATCGTCGCCGTCTTCGACTACGGCGGCGGCACCTTCGACATCTCCATCCAGGAAGTCGGCGAGAACGTCGTCGAAGTCGTCGCCACCAACGGCGACACGCACCTCGGCGGCGACGACATGGATCAGAAGATCATGGACTGGCTGATCCAGGAGTTCCGCGGCGAGACCGGCATCGACGTGAGCAAGGACAAGATGGTGCTGCAGCGCCTGAAGGAAGCGTCGGAGAAGGCCAAGATCGAGCTGTCCAGCACGATGGAGACGGAGATCAACCTGCCCTTCCTGACTGCCGATCAGACTGGCCCCAAGCACCTGGTCAAGCGGCTCACCCGCGCGAAGTTCGAGCAGATGTGCGAGGACCTGTTCCAGCGCGCGCTGGAGCCGACCAAGAAGTGCCTGGCCGACTCCAAGAAGAGCCCGAAGGAGATCGACGAGGTCATCCTGGTGGGCGGCGCGACGCGCGTGCCGAAGCTGCAGCAGATCGTGAAGGACTTCTTCGGCAAGGAGCCGAACCGCTCGGTGAACCCCGACGAGGTCGTGGCCATCGGCGCCGCTGTCCAGGGTGGCGTGCTCACCGGCGAGGTCAAGGACATCCTGCTGCTCGACGTCACGCCTCTGACGCTTTCCATCGAGACGCTGGGCGGCGTGGCCACGCCCCTGATCCCGCGGAACACCACCATTCCCACGAAGAAGTCGGAGGTGTTCAGCACCGCGGCCGATGGCCAGACCAGCGTCGAGGTGCACGTGCTCCAGGGCGAACGTCCGATGGCGCGCGACAACAAGACGCTCGGCCGGTTCCACCTCGACGGAATTCCGCCTGCTCCGCGGGGCGTGCCGCAGATCGAGGTGACCTTCGACATCGACGCCAATGGCATCGTCCACGTCATGGCGAAGGACCGGGCCACCGGCAAGGAGAACAAGATCACCATCACGGCCAGCTCGGGCCTCTCCAAGGAGGACGTGGACCGCGCCGTCAAGGAAGCGCAGGCCCACGAGGCGGAGGACAAGGAGCGGCGCGAGGAGATCGAGGTCCGCAACCGCGCCGACAACCTCGCCTACGCGACGGAGAAATCGCTCAAGGAGCTGGGCGACAAGATCCCCGCCGCGACCCGCAGCGATCTCGAGGCCAAAGTGAAGGCGGTTCGGGACGCGCTGAACGGCTCGGACGTGGCGGCGGTAAAGAGCGCTACCGAGACCCTGATGCAGGCTTCCCACCGGATGGCCGAGGAGGCCTACAAGGCCGCCGGCGGAGCGCAGGGTGAGCCGGGCGCCCCCGGCCCGGAGACGGGAAGCCAGCCCGGCGAACAGGCGGGCGGCCCGAAAAAGGACGACGTAGTGGATGCTGAATTCGAGGAGCAGAAGTAA
- the xth gene encoding exodeoxyribonuclease III, with translation MTLKLTTWNVNGIRARAPEVLQWIERESPDVLCLQEIKASPEHVPVPLCDLAGYWCFWHGFKGYSGVSLHLRKSTFPGRPRFTHPEFDAETRIVTVRLGDLLLASVYVPNGGKDLPAKIRFLEGLEKFAAAAQAEGAKLLLCGDLNVAREERDVHPKLRKQDQIGTTPLERELFAKLLSRGLVDLGRQFAPDDDRLFTWWAPWRNLRERNIGWRIDYVLASGVLAEKATSCSGFREFGTSDHGPLQAAFEVPAPSYEAAPEPPPQAAPPPGQIPLL, from the coding sequence GTGACACTCAAACTGACGACCTGGAACGTAAACGGCATCCGCGCGCGCGCTCCCGAGGTGCTGCAGTGGATCGAGCGCGAATCTCCCGACGTCCTCTGCCTCCAGGAAATCAAGGCCTCGCCGGAGCACGTTCCCGTCCCGCTCTGCGATCTGGCGGGCTACTGGTGCTTCTGGCACGGCTTCAAAGGCTATTCGGGCGTCTCCCTCCATCTGCGCAAGAGCACCTTTCCGGGACGTCCCCGGTTCACGCATCCGGAGTTCGATGCTGAGACGCGCATCGTCACCGTCCGGCTCGGCGATCTCCTTCTCGCTTCGGTCTACGTCCCGAACGGCGGCAAGGATCTGCCCGCAAAGATCCGTTTCCTCGAAGGGCTGGAGAAGTTCGCTGCCGCGGCGCAGGCGGAAGGAGCCAAGCTGCTCCTCTGTGGCGACCTGAACGTCGCGCGCGAGGAGCGCGACGTGCATCCCAAGCTGCGCAAGCAGGATCAGATCGGGACCACGCCGCTGGAGCGCGAGTTGTTCGCCAAGCTGCTCTCGCGCGGGCTGGTGGACCTTGGCCGCCAGTTCGCTCCCGACGACGATCGCCTCTTCACCTGGTGGGCGCCGTGGCGCAACCTGCGCGAGCGCAACATCGGATGGCGCATCGACTACGTCCTCGCCAGCGGGGTCCTCGCGGAAAAAGCAACTTCCTGCTCGGGCTTTCGTGAGTTCGGCACCAGCGATCACGGGCCGTTGCAGGCGGCATTCGAAGTGCCCGCTCCGAGCTACGAAGCGGCGCCCGAGCCGCCGCCGCAGGCTGCACCGCCGCCCGGCCAGATTCCGCTGCTTTAG
- a CDS encoding VWA domain-containing protein — MKRASIVACALLALSCSSGARYSQAIVALVDVSGTYADQRPEVVDVIRKGLLPRLTPGDTLVVIRIDNESYGKQNVEANMTLDVRPSRANAQKLALASTLDAFAHKRLRSGHTDIRGAMMLGAEYLRETNAGRRTMVVFSDMEEDLPRGVKRDMAPDELKGVRVLAMNVKRLARDNANPTAYRARLAGWEKQLTSHGAREFKVVLEAEKLAELIDEG, encoded by the coding sequence GTGAAGCGCGCCTCGATCGTGGCCTGCGCCCTTCTTGCACTCTCCTGCTCTAGCGGCGCGCGGTATTCGCAGGCGATCGTCGCGCTGGTGGACGTGTCGGGGACATACGCGGACCAGCGGCCCGAGGTCGTGGACGTGATCCGCAAGGGCCTCTTGCCTCGCCTGACCCCGGGCGACACGCTGGTCGTCATCCGCATCGACAACGAGAGCTACGGCAAGCAGAACGTGGAAGCCAACATGACGCTCGACGTCCGGCCCTCGAGGGCCAACGCGCAGAAGCTGGCGCTGGCGAGCACGCTCGACGCCTTCGCCCACAAGCGCCTGCGCTCGGGCCACACCGACATTCGCGGGGCGATGATGCTGGGCGCGGAGTATCTGCGGGAGACCAACGCCGGCCGCCGCACCATGGTGGTCTTCAGCGACATGGAGGAAGACCTTCCTCGCGGCGTGAAGCGCGACATGGCCCCGGACGAGCTGAAAGGAGTGCGGGTGCTGGCGATGAACGTCAAGCGACTCGCCCGCGACAACGCGAACCCCACCGCATACCGGGCGCGGCTGGCAGGCTGGGAGAAGCAGCTCACCTCCCACGGCGCGCGCGAGTTCAAGGTGGTGCTCGAGGCGGAGAAGCTGGCCGAGCTGATCGACGAAGGCTAG
- a CDS encoding DUF1835 domain-containing protein yields MTVPQTREIGNPRRSAVSPGRLARGVRALYPPGMLHVANGDHALAVLRAAGLQGEVIAWSDVLDQGPVRGEPGTAAFRELRAEWLATNGAGELEQVSAQLERWDAALRTPAGETVLWFEADLTCQLALLHHLVLIEASAVVTREPVPEQKDFAALLDTRKRYDRAQARRAWEAVAAPDPRGLQALDVAGLPPQMGPALRRLIEELPEVGSGLSRTERTVLEEEGSFPRVQAREPVPWITDLFFARVVTELHEAGMFDEPARSECLGGKLDYRTRATDRWVGGVLLSGSSCFRRDGSRIVPP; encoded by the coding sequence ATGACTGTCCCGCAAACGCGCGAGATTGGCAATCCCCGGCGGTCTGCGGTGTCACCGGGGCGGCTCGCGCGCGGGGTGCGCGCGCTGTACCCTCCCGGCATGCTGCACGTCGCGAATGGTGATCATGCTCTCGCCGTGCTGCGCGCGGCCGGTTTGCAGGGCGAGGTCATCGCCTGGTCCGACGTGCTCGATCAGGGCCCGGTCCGCGGCGAGCCCGGAACGGCCGCCTTTCGCGAGCTTCGGGCCGAATGGCTGGCGACGAACGGCGCGGGCGAATTGGAGCAGGTGAGCGCGCAGCTCGAACGATGGGACGCGGCGCTCCGCACTCCCGCGGGGGAAACCGTGCTCTGGTTCGAGGCCGACCTGACCTGCCAGCTCGCCCTCCTCCACCACCTCGTGCTGATCGAGGCGTCAGCCGTCGTCACCCGGGAGCCTGTGCCAGAACAGAAAGACTTCGCTGCGCTGCTCGACACCCGCAAACGCTACGACCGCGCGCAAGCGCGCAGGGCCTGGGAGGCGGTCGCAGCGCCCGATCCACGAGGCCTGCAGGCGCTCGACGTTGCCGGTCTTCCGCCGCAGATGGGCCCGGCTCTTCGCCGCCTCATCGAGGAGCTTCCGGAGGTGGGCAGCGGACTGTCGCGTACCGAGCGGACGGTCCTCGAGGAAGAGGGATCGTTCCCCCGGGTGCAGGCCCGCGAGCCCGTCCCCTGGATCACCGACCTCTTCTTTGCGCGGGTGGTGACGGAGCTGCACGAGGCGGGAATGTTCGATGAGCCCGCGCGCAGCGAATGCCTGGGCGGCAAGCTCGACTACCGGACGCGCGCGACGGATCGCTGGGTGGGCGGCGTCCTGCTGAGCGGATCGTCCTGCTTCCGCCGCGACGGATCGCGCATCGTTCCGCCCTGA